In one window of Tripterygium wilfordii isolate XIE 37 chromosome 1, ASM1340144v1, whole genome shotgun sequence DNA:
- the LOC119997620 gene encoding uncharacterized protein LOC119997620 — protein MGASESALSRSQAFGDEITTVSERTEVVDPILERLKSLKMTTPILTSPPSAEGSLTDILVRKPSASSAPATVNPKILLELFSMYRAWQEEKTQKITKKQEELENKIEVADALAVKLHQRLNYSVSSMRMTSQHLSEVHGLQVEIGELKGRLTEVISNCDALCKRIAVEGPESLRSSIKPFAVAAPESGIISTSSSMQREFNRKTPPSE, from the exons ATGGGCGCTTCAGAATCGGCACTCTCTAGATCACAG GCATTCGGTGATGAGATCACTACCGTCTCCGAGCGCACGGAAGTGGTTGATCCAATCTTAGAAAGGCTCAAATCCCTGAAAATG ACAACGCCTATATTAACGTCACCACCATCAGCAGAGGGCAGTTTGACTGATATTCTGGTGAGGAAACCTTCGGCTTCTTCTGCTCCTG CCACTGTGAATCCAAAGATACTACTTGAGCTATTTTCAATGTACCGAGCTTGGCAGGAAGAGAAGACCCAGAAGATTACCAAGAAACAG GAAGAGTTAGAAAACAAGATAGAAGTTGCAGATGCTTTGGCAGTTAAACTTCATCAGCGTCTAAATTACTCAGTCTCGTCTATGAGGATGACTTCACAACATCTATCAGaag TTCATGGATTGCAGGTGGAGATAGGCGAGCTTAAAGGGAGGTTAACCGAAGTTATCAGTAACTGTGATGCATTGTGCAAGAGGATTGCTGTAGAGGGGCCAGAATCTCTCAGGTCATCTATCAAGCCATTCGCGGTTGCTGCTCCTGAGTCGGGCATCATCTCCACTTCCTCGTCTATGCAAAGAGAGTTTAACAGAAAGACACCTCCTAGTGAATGA
- the LOC120003697 gene encoding auxin-responsive protein SAUR50-like — MAIFKKSSNKIRPQTAALKQILKRCSSFGKKDGCDDESPDDVPKGHFVVYVGEKRSRYIIPISWLSNPEFQTLLQSAEEEFGFNHDMGLTIPCEEVVFRSLTATIR; from the coding sequence ATGGCCATATTCAAGAAGTCATCAAACAAAATACGTCCTCAAACAGCAGCTCTCAAGCAGATTCTGAAGAGATGTTCAAGTTTTGGGAAGAAGGACGGCTGCGACGACGAGTCGCCGGACGACGTACCGAAAGGTCACTTCGTCGTCTATGTGGGAGAGAAGAGGAGCAGATACATTATCCCAATATCTTGGTTGAGTAATCCAGAGTTCCAAACCCTACTTCAAAGTGCTGAAGAGGAGTTCGGGTTTAATCATGACATGGGTCTTACTATTCCTTGTGAAGAAGTCGTTTTTCGCTCTCTTACTGCCACCATCAGATAA
- the LOC120000603 gene encoding probable LRR receptor-like serine/threonine-protein kinase At4g36180, giving the protein MATVENVVMFFVLVLCAPPLLRCATQRSSENLVEIEALTAFRINLHDPLGVLDGWDASTPFAPCDWRGVVCTNNRVTELRLPRLQLGGRLSDRLAELRMLRKLSLRSNYFNGTIPASLSQCALLRAVFLQYNSLSGNLPPEIGNLTGLQILNVAENNLSGEISGNLPVDIKYLDLSSNAFSGFIPRSIGNLSQVQLINLSFNQFSGQIPASLGDLQNLQYLWLDNNRLEGTLPSAVANCSSLVHLSAEENALGGVIPAAVGALPKLQVLSLSQNHLSGSVPSSIFCGVNPPSLRIVQLGFNEFTVLTDIVRLAQSGTCSSVLRVLDLQQNQIRGVFPAWLTQVTTLTILNISGNKFSGAIPPEIGNLSGLEELRMANNSFSGVVPVGIQQCGSLHALDLEGNLFSGEVPAFLGHMKSLKMMLLGANHFSGSVPASFRNLTELETLSLNSNRLNGSFPEELMGLSNLTALDLSGNKFSGEIPASIGNLSHLTVLNLSGNGFSGKIPANCGNLFRLTTLDLSKQSLSGELPSELAGLPNLQVVAVQGNMLSGDVPEGFSSLLSLRYLNISRNGFSGHIPATFGYLRALEVLSLSENRLSGVIPPELGNCSDLEVLELRSNALTGNIPTDLSRLSHLHVLDLGMNNLTGEIPDEISECASLTSLLLDSNNISGEIPESLSKLGNLTVLDLSNNNLTGEIPANLTLISGLVYLNVSQNNLEGEIPVMLGSRFNNPSAFANNRDLCGKPLDRKCVDEAEKDRRKRLILLIVVVVSGACLLSFCCCFYIYSLLRWRRRLKAGAAGEKKHSPARASSGASGGRASSENGGPKLVMFNNKITVAETIEATRQFDEENVLSRTRYGLVFKGIYNDGMVLSIRRLPDGSLDENMFRKEAEFLGKVKHRNLTVLRGYYAGPPDLRLLVYDYMPNGNLATLLQEASHQDGHVLNWPMRHLIALGIARGLAFLHTSNIIHGDIKPQSVLFDADFEAHLSDFGLDRLIVSTPAEPSTSKTTVGTLGYVSPEAVLTGEATKESDVYSFGIVLLELLTGKRPVMFTQDEDIVKWVKKQLQTGQVTELLEPGLLELDPESSEWEEFLLGVKVGLLCTAPDPLDRPTMSDIVFMLEGCRVGPDVPSSADPTSHHSPV; this is encoded by the coding sequence GGATGGCTGGGATGCGTCTACTCCTTTTGCTCCATGCGACTGGCGTGGAGTCGTCTGTACGAACAACCGAGTCACTGAGCTTCGTCTCCCACGGCTTCAACTTGGTGGCCGACTCAGTGACAGACTAGCGGAGCTGCGTATGTTGCGGAAGTTGAGCCTCCGCTCTAATTACTTTAACGGTACTATTCCTGCTTCTCTCTCCCAATGCGCGCTTCTACGAGCTGTCTTCTTGCAGTATAACTCACTTTCCGGAAACCTTCCGCCGGAGATCGGTAACCTCACCGGTCTTCAGATTCTAAATGTTGCTGAAAACAACCTTTCCGGTGAAATCTCTGGAAATCTTCCTGTAGACATCAAGTACCTCGATCTTTCATCCAACGCATTCTCTGGTTTCATTCCACGGAGCATTGGAAATTTATCTCAGGTGCAGCTTATCAATCTCTCCTTCAATCAGTTCTCTGGTCAGATTCCAGCGAGTCTCGGTGATCTTCAGAATCTGCAGTATCTCTGGCTAGATAACAATCGTTTGGAGGGGACTTTGCCTTCTGCTGTAGCTAACTGTTCTTCGCTGGTGCATTTGAGTGCGGAAGAAAATGCGCTTGGAGGAGTGATTCCTGCAGCCGTTGGAGCGCTGCCTAAACTGCAAGTCCTCTCGCTCTCGCAGAACCACCTCTCCGGCTCTGTCCCTTCTTCGATCTTCTGCGGAGTTAATCCGCCATCACTGCGGATTGTTCAACTAGGTTTCAATGAGTTCACGGTCCTCACGGACATAGTGAGGCTGGCTCAGTCAGGCACGTGCTCCAGTGTTCTACGTGTTTTGGATCTCCAGCAGAATCAGATACGCGGCGTTTTCCCTGCGTGGTTAACGCAGGTAACAACTCTAACTATACTGAATATTTCTGGTAACAAGTTTTCTGGTGCGATTCCCCCAGAAATTGGTAACTTGTCTGGCTTAGAGGAGCTACGGATGGCTAACAACTCCTTCAGTGGAGTAGTTCCGGTCGGCATTCAGCAATGTGGCTCACTGCATGCTCTGGATCTTGAAGGAAACTTATTTTCAGGGGAGGTACCTGCATTTTTGGGTCATATGAAGAGTCTGAAGATGATGTTGCTTGGTGCAAATCACTTTTCCGGTTCAGTTCCAGCAAGTTTTCGAAATCTTACGGAGTTGGAGACCTTGAGCTTGAATTCTAACAGGTTAAATGGAAGTTTTCCTGAAGAGCTGATGGGGTTGAGTAATCTGACGGCATTGGACCTCAGTGGGAATAAATTTTCTGGTGAAATTCCTGCTAGCATTGGGAATCTGAGTCACCTAACGGTTTTGAACCTAAGTGGCAATGGCTTTTCAGGGAAGATACCAGCTAATTGTGGTAATCTATTCAGGCTAACTACTCTTGATTTGAGCAAACAGAGTTTGTCCGGTGAGTTGCCATCTGAGCTTGCCGGCCTGCCAAATCTACAAGTAGTTGCTGTGCAGGGGAACATGTTGTCTGGGGATGTGCCTGAAGGGTTTAGCAGTTTATTGAGCTTGCGCTATTTGAACATCTCCCGAAATGGCTTTTCTGGTCATATTCCGGCAACCTTTGGGTATCTTCGCGCACTGGAGGTTCTCTCACTCTCTGAGAATCGTCTGTCTGGGGTGATTCCTCCTGAGCTTGGGAACTGCTCTGATCTTGAGGTTCTTGAGCTTCGCTCAAATGCTTTAACAGGCAACATTCCAACTGATCTATCTCGTCTCTCGCACTTGCATGTGCTTGATTTGGGTATGAACAATTTAACAGGTGAAATCCCAGATGAAATTTCTGAATGCGCATCATTAACCTCTTTGTTATTGGACTCCAATAACATTTCGGGCGAAATACCAGAATCATTGTCCAAGTTAGGGAACCTGACAGTACTAGATCTCTCTAACAACAATTTGACTGGGGAGATTCCTGCTAATCTCACTCTTATTTCTGGCTTGGTATACTTGAATGTGTCACAGAATAACCTTGAGGGTGAGATTCCGGTGATGCTGGGTTCTAGATTTAACAATCCATCAGCATTTGCCAATAATCGAGACTTGTGCGGAAAGCCATTGGATCGGAAGTGTGTGGATGAAGCTGAGAAGGATAGGAGGAAGAGGTTGATACTGTTAATTGTTGTGGTTGTAAGTGGGGCTTGCCTATTGTCATTCTGCTGTTGCTTCTACATTTACAGTCTATTGAGGTGGCGTAGGAGACTCAAGGCAGGGGCAGCTGGGGAGAAGAAACATAGCCCTGCTAGGGCTAGCTCAGGAGCAAGTGGAGGTCGAGCCAGCTCAGAAAATGGAGGTCCAAAGCTTGTTATGTTCAATAACAAGATCACAGTAGCGGAAACAATCGAAGCAACTCGTCAGTTCGATGAAGAAAACGTGCTTAGCAGAACTCGATATGGTCTGGTTTTCAAGGGTATTTACAATGATGGCATGGTGCTCTCAATCCGCCGCCTTCCAGACGGATCACTTGACGAAAACATGTTCAGAAAAGAAGCTGAATTTCTAGGCAAAGTGAAGCACCGTAACCTCACTGTTCTTCGAGGCTACTATGCAGGGCCACCTGATCTAAGGCTCCTTGTCTATGACTACATGCCCAATGGAAATCTCGCCACTCTCCTCCAAGAAGCATCACACCAAGATGGTCATGTCCTGAATTGGCCAATGCGCCACCTCATTGCTCTTGGCATTGCTCGCGGCCTAGCCTTTCTGCACACATCCAACATCATCCATGGTGACATCAAGCCGCAAAGTGTGCTATTTGATGCTGATTTCGAAGCCCATCTCTCCGATTTTGGGCTCGACCGGCTTATTGTTTCGACTCCTGCAGAACCCTCCACTTCTAAAACAACAGTTGGGACTCTGGGTTATGTATCACCAGAAGCAGTACTAACAGGGGAGGCCACAAAAGAATCAGATGTATACAGCTTCGGCATTGTCTTGCTTGAGCTACTAACAGGTAAAAGGCCAGTGATGTTTACACAAGATGAAGACATAGTGAAGTGGGTCAAGAAGCAGCTCCAGACGGGTCAAGTTACAGAGTTGTTAGAGCCAGGGTTGCTTGAGCTAGACCCTGAATCATCAGAATGGGAAGAGTTCTTGCTCGGTGTCAAAGTTGGGTTGCTCTGCACTGCACCAGACCCTCTTGATCGACCCACCATGTCTGACATTGTCTTCATGCTCGAAGGTTGCCGTGTTGGCCCCGATGTTCCGTCCTCCGCCGATCCAACCTCCCATCACTCCCCAGTGTAA
- the LOC119997611 gene encoding GDP-mannose 4,6 dehydratase 1, giving the protein MASENDTSRSRYATKESNGEAIPAQVPPRKVALITGITGQDGSYLTEFLLNKGYEVHGLIRRSSNFNTQRINHIYIDPHNAHKARMKLHYADLTDASSLRRWLDTIRPNEVYNLAAQSHVAVSFEIPDYTADVVATGALRLLEAVRSHIDATGRKDVRYYQAGSSEMFGSTPPPQSETTPFHPRSPYAASKCAAHWYTVNYREAYGLYACNGILFNHESPRRGENFVTRKITRAVGRIKIGLQHKLFLGNLQASRDWGFAGDYVEAMWMMLQQDKPDDYVVATEESHTVEEFLEVAFGYVGLNWKDHVVIDKRYFRPTEVDNLKGDSSKVRKELGWKPKVGFKQLVTMMVDEDVETAKREKVLVDAGYMDAQQQP; this is encoded by the coding sequence ATGGCGTCCGAGAATGATACGTCTAGGTCCAGATATGCCACCAAGGAGAGCAACGGCGAGGCCATTCCAGCTCAAGTGCCGCCACGCAAGGTGGCTCTGATCACCGGCATAACAGGCCAGGACGGTTCTTACTTGACTGAATTCCTCCTCAACAAGGGCTACGAGGTGCACGGACTCATCCGTCGCTCCTCCAATTTCAATACGCAGCGTATCAATCACATCTACATCGACCCTCACAATGCTCACAAAGCTCGCATGAAGCTTCACTATGCTGACCTCACCGACGCCTCCTCTCTCCGCCGGTGGCTCGACACTATTCGCCCCAACGAGGTCTACAATCTCGCCGCCCAGTCTCATGTTGCCGTGTCCTTCGAAATTCCCGATTACACAGCTGATGTCGTCGCCACTGGAGCCCTCCGTCTACTCGAGGCAGTGAGATCTCACATCGATGCCACTGGGAGGAAGGATGTCCGGTATTACCAGGCCGGATCATCCGAAATGTTCGGATCTACACCTCCTCCGCAATCCGAAACCACTCCATTTCACCCTCGATCTCCTTACGCGGCATCCAAATGTGCCGCGCATTGGTACACCGTGAACTACCGTGAGGCCTACGGGTTGTATGCCTGCAATGGGATCTTGTTCAACCACGAATCGCCTAGAAGGGGAGAGAATTTCGTCACCAGGAAAATCACTAGGGCTGTGGGAAGGATCAAGATTGGGCTGCAGCACAAGCTGTTCTTGGGGAATTTGCAGGCGTCGAGGGATTGGGGTTTCGCTGGGGATTACGTGGAGGCGATGTGGATGATGCTGCAGCAGGATAAGCCGGACGATTACGTGGTGGCGACGGAGGAGTCGCACACAGTGGAGGAGTTCTTGGAGGTGGCGTTTGGGTATGTTGGGTTGAACTGGAAGGACCACGTGGTGATCGACAAAAGGTATTTCCGGCCAACTGAAGTGGATAATTTGAAAGGGGATTCGAGCAAGGTAAGGAAGGAGCTAGGATGGAAACCCAAGGTGGGATTCAAACAATTGGTAACGATGATGGTTGATGAAGACGTGGAGACCGCTAAGAGGGAGAAGGTTCTTGTTGATGCAGGATACATGGATGCACAGCAACAACCTTGA
- the LOC120002886 gene encoding RNA demethylase ALKBH9B produces the protein MTGDLHRIRKDDPFLMHYQPSDLRVASEFLTTWLPFLSRDLCHKCTQILSDRIRSLDPELDDEAEALHSEKSETSLSPNNGESGETKENSEDNCDTHSQGSGKDGADTNSLGSWKDGASGCCEPHMEASSSGLASGSPSVDTTPGPRISWADMAQEDELEEEEEEEEEESELNKRVVNMSPLSGDLTVSKVIEKPKLSRDQREYIRFMNVKRKKDFICLERVKGKIVNILEGLELHSGIFSAAEQKRIVKEVYALEEKGKRGELAERTYSAPKKWMRGKGRVTIQFGCCYNYAIDKMGNPPGILQKETVDPLPSLFKVIIRRLVRWHVLPPSCVPDSCIVNIYEEGDCIPPHIDNHDFVRPFCTVSFLSECNIVFGSNLKILNAGEFAGATALPLPVGSVLVLNGNGADVAKHCVPAVPTKRISITFRKMDESKRPIWFVPEPDLQGIQPLSYETDREKRFDSPNSDGRTKGQPFRRHGPQSEPHYLTRTRQGPIHKRSLRPFN, from the exons ATGACCGGCGATCTTCATCGGATCAGAAAGGACGACCCGTTCCTCATGCACTACCAGCCATCAGACCTCCGCGTTGCATCTGAATTCTTGACGACGTGGCTCCCCTTCCTCTCCAGAGATCTTTGTCACAAGTGCACTCAAATCCTCTCTGACCGCATCCGTTCTCTCGACCCAG AACTTGATGATGAAGCAGAAGCTTTGCATTCAGAAAAGAGTGAAACATCTTTGTCTCCTAACAATGGGGAATCAGGGGAGACCAAAGAGAATTCTGAGGATAACTGCGACACACATTCCCAAGGTAGTGGCAAAGATGGGGCTGATACAAATTCATTGGGTAGTTGGAAAGATGGGGCAAGTGGGTGCTGTGAACCACACATGGAAGCTTCTAGTAGTGGGTTAGCCTCAGGATCACCTTCTGTTGACACCACCCCAGGTCCTAGAATATCTTGGGCTGACATGGCACAGGAAGAtgagcttgaagaagaagaagaagaagaagaggaagaatctGAATTGAATAAGCGAGTTGTAAATATGAGTCCTTTGAGTGGAGACTTGACAGTGTCAAAGGTTATTGAGAAGCCTAAGCTTTCTAGGGATCAGAGAGAGTACATTCGGTTCATGAATgtcaaaaggaagaaagatttTATTTGCTTGGAGAGAGTTAAAGGGAAGATTGTTAACATTCTTGAGGGGCTTGAACTTCACAGTGGCATTTTCAGTGCTGCAGAACAGAAAAGAATAGTTAAAGAAGTTTATGCCCTTGAAGAGAAGGGCAAAAGGGGGGAATTGGCAG AGCGGACTTACTCAGCACCCAAGAAGTGGATGAGGGGCAAAGGGCGTGTAACCATTCAGTTTGGTTGTTGTTACAATTATGCCATT GATAAAATGGGCAATCCTCCAGGCATTCTCCAAAAAGAAACTGTGGACCCTTTGCCTTCTCTTTTCAAggtgatcattagaagattggTCAGGTGGCACGTTCTTCCTCCAAGCTGTGTACCTGACAGttgcattgtgaacatctatGAAGAAGGGGATTGCATACCTCCTCACATTGACAACCATGATTTCGTCCGACCCTTCTGCACTGTGTCATTTCTTAGCGAGTGCAATATTGTATTTGGGTCGAACTTAAAGATTTTGAATGCGGGAGAGTTTGCTGGCGCAACTGCTCTTCCCCTTCCTGTGGG gtCTGTTCTTGTTCTAAATGGAAATGGGGCTGATGTGGCGAAGCATTGTGTTCCTGCAGTTCCCACGAAGAG AATATCAATCACATTCAGAAAAATGGATGAATCAAAGAGGCCGATTTGGTTTGTTCCAGAACCTGATTTGCAAGGGATTCAACCATTATCATATGAAACAGACAGAGAGAAAAGGTTTGATTCTCCTAACTCTGATGGCCGTACTAAGGGGCAGCCTTTTAGAAGACATGGTCCTCAATCAGAGCCGCATTACTTGACTCGGACAAGGCAAGGGCCTATTCATAAGCGAAGTTTGAGGCCTTTCAACTAA
- the LOC119997631 gene encoding V-type proton ATPase 16 kDa proteolipid subunit-like isoform X2, producing MSSTFSGDETAPFFGFLGAAAALVFSCMGAAYGTAKSGVGVASMGVMRPELVMKSIVPVVMAGVLGIYGLIIAVIISTGINPKAKSYYLFDGYARLSSGLACGLAGLSAGMAIGIVGDAGVSMHSITWDVDGSSMYYLWHDADQPLSVFSPFFFPEG from the exons ATGTCATCAACATTCAGCGGCGATGAGACTGCCCCCTTCTTCGGCTTCCTCGGCGCTGCAGCCGCGCTCGTTTTCTCAT GTATGGGAGCTGCGTATGGTACGGCGAAGAGCGGTGTAGGCGTGGCTTCAATGGGAGTGATGAGGCCGGAGCTGGTGATGAAATCGATAGTGCCAGTTGTTATGGCGGGAGTGTTAGGTATTTACGGTTTGATCATTGCTGTCATTATTAGCACTGGAATTAACCCTAAGGCCAAGTCGTATTACCTGTTCGATGGCTACGCTCGCCTTTCCTCTGGTCTCGCTTGTGGTCTTGCTGGTCTCTCTGCCGGTATGGCTATTGGAATTGTCGGCGATGCTGGCGTCAG CATGCATAGCATCACATGGGATGTGGACGGATCATCTATGTATTATCTTTGGCATGATGCTGATCAACCTTTAAGTGTGttttcccctttcttttttCCAGAG GGCTAA
- the LOC119997631 gene encoding V-type proton ATPase 16 kDa proteolipid subunit-like isoform X1: MSSTFSGDETAPFFGFLGAAAALVFSCMGAAYGTAKSGVGVASMGVMRPELVMKSIVPVVMAGVLGIYGLIIAVIISTGINPKAKSYYLFDGYARLSSGLACGLAGLSAGMAIGIVGDAGVRANAQQPKLFVGMILILIFAEALALYGLIVGIILSSRAGQSRAE; the protein is encoded by the exons ATGTCATCAACATTCAGCGGCGATGAGACTGCCCCCTTCTTCGGCTTCCTCGGCGCTGCAGCCGCGCTCGTTTTCTCAT GTATGGGAGCTGCGTATGGTACGGCGAAGAGCGGTGTAGGCGTGGCTTCAATGGGAGTGATGAGGCCGGAGCTGGTGATGAAATCGATAGTGCCAGTTGTTATGGCGGGAGTGTTAGGTATTTACGGTTTGATCATTGCTGTCATTATTAGCACTGGAATTAACCCTAAGGCCAAGTCGTATTACCTGTTCGATGGCTACGCTCGCCTTTCCTCTGGTCTCGCTTGTGGTCTTGCTGGTCTCTCTGCCGGTATGGCTATTGGAATTGTCGGCGATGCTGGCGTCAG GGCTAATGCACAGCAGCCAAAGCTTTTTGTTGGAATGATTCTCATTCTTATCTTTGCTGAGGCATTAGCTCTATATGGCCTCATTGTTGGGATCATCCTGTCTTCCCGAGCTGGTCAATCCAGAGCTGAATAG
- the LOC119997631 gene encoding V-type proton ATPase 16 kDa proteolipid subunit-like isoform X3 — MSSTFSGDETAPFFGFLGAAAALVFSCMGAAYGTAKSGVGVASMGVMRPELVMKSIVPVVMAGVLGIYGLIIAVIISTGINPKAKSYYLFDGYARLSSGLACGLAGLSAGMAIGIVGDAGVRPYLCGWESK, encoded by the exons ATGTCATCAACATTCAGCGGCGATGAGACTGCCCCCTTCTTCGGCTTCCTCGGCGCTGCAGCCGCGCTCGTTTTCTCAT GTATGGGAGCTGCGTATGGTACGGCGAAGAGCGGTGTAGGCGTGGCTTCAATGGGAGTGATGAGGCCGGAGCTGGTGATGAAATCGATAGTGCCAGTTGTTATGGCGGGAGTGTTAGGTATTTACGGTTTGATCATTGCTGTCATTATTAGCACTGGAATTAACCCTAAGGCCAAGTCGTATTACCTGTTCGATGGCTACGCTCGCCTTTCCTCTGGTCTCGCTTGTGGTCTTGCTGGTCTCTCTGCCGGTATGGCTATTGGAATTGTCGGCGATGCTGGCGTCAG GCCTTATCTGTGTGGTTGGGAATCAAAATAG